CGAGTGCATTGCTTATGTCACTCGACGTCTCGATCGACAGCAGGTTCTTCTCTATGTAACCTGCCGCCTTTTTGACAACGGGTGAGAGCTGAGACGAGAATCGGACTCCTGGCACTACGCTTCTTGCCGTGTTCATGAATTTCTGCCGCTTCTTCATGTTGAAACGTCCTCCATGTTTGGGGTAAAAGACCTACGTAACACCACGGCTAAACTAACAACCCAAAACCTCTTTGTCGAATTCAAGAACGATCCAGTGACGGAACACATCCGATCCGTAAGTCCTGTGGCGTTAGTTTTGAGAGAGCAGCGCGCCTAACTGCTCCAACCACAGACTACATTATTCCAGTTCTATGTCAAACAAAAAGATACAAAAATGATGTAGCTTAGTGATATTTTTGGTCGCAATCAGGTGATTTCTCCCTATGTGACCCCTTTTCCTTGGCGTTTTCTGGCTGAGACTTTTCTTGCCATAGCCTTTGGCGTAGGCTAAATTAGTACAGGTTCGGAAGGAACCTCGCGCCGGATAGGCGGGCCGTCCCGAGAGGATTTGGAACAATGGAACGATCGGCCGGAGGGTTTAATGTCCCTGGTGAGATTGCCTGACGATGTCGTGATTACCGGAAACAGCAAGATCTTTCTTCTTGTGCTCGATGGAGTTGGCGGCATTCAGCACCCGCGCTTCAAGAAGACCGAACTTCAAGCCGCCCGCAAACCCAATCTTGACGCGCTCGCCTCTGAGTCTGTGTGTGGAGTGCTTGACGCCGTCATGCCCGGCATTACGCCCGGGAGCGGTCCGTCACACATGGCGCTGTTCGGCTACGATCCGCTCGAGCACAACATAGGCAGGGGAATCCTCTCCGCGTTGGGAGTGGATTTTCACCTCACAGGGAGAGACCTTGCCGCCAGGGCCAATTTCGCCACGGTCGACGAGAAGGGCAACGTCGTGGACAGAAGAGCCGGCAGGATATCGTCCGAAGTAAACGGCAGGCTCTGCGAGAAACTAGCCCGCTCCGTCAAGCTTCCGCACGACGTGAAGCTCTTCATCCAGACGGAGAGCGAGCACCGAGCCGTGGTCGTATTCAGAGGGGAGGGTCTCACCGGAGACGTATCGGACACCGACCCGCAGAGGTTGGGAGTCCCTGCCCTGGAGCCGGCGGCGCTCAGCCCCGAGGCGTCGAGAAGCTCTGAGATCGTGCGCTCCTTCCTAAAACAGGCGAGTGAAATCCTCGAGAGTGAGCATCCGGCCAACGCGATACTCCTCAGAGGGTTTGCGACGAAGAAGCCGTTCAAGTCTTTTCGCGATCGGTTCAAGATCGAGGCCGCCGCCGTGGCGAAATATCCGATGTACAGAGGCCTGGCGCGGCTCATAGGAATGGAGGTGCTCCCCGCGTGCGACGACATGGATGCCGAAATAGGTCTTGTCGAGCGGGAATTCCAGAAGTTCGACTTCTTTTACATTCACGTCAAGAAGACGGACAGCTACGGAGAAGACGGTAATTTCGAAGACAAGGTGAAGACCATAGAGCTGGTTGACTCAAAGATACCCTCGCTTCTTGCTCTTTCCCCCGACGTAGTCGTCGTGACTGCGGATCACTCAACTCCTTCTGCCATGAAAGCGCACAGCTGGCATCCGGTGCCAGTGCTTCTCTGGGCAAAGACGTGCAGGGTGGATGACGTTGTTCATTTTGACGAGATAAGCTGCGCGAAGGGTGGAATCGGCAGGATGCGGATGGTTCATTTGATGAGCCTCATACTTGCACACGCGGGAAGGCTCACCAAGTACGGAGCGTGAAAGGAGAGCTTACTTTGCCAGACGAAAAGAGTATCGAAGCGGCAATCGAGCGATGGCGCCGGGCGGCGGAGGACAATCCCTTCGATCCGCGCGCTCACTACGGCCTGGGAGTGGCGTACGGGCAGAGACGCATGTACCTTGAGGCCATAGCGGAACTCAGAACGGCCTCGGAACTTGCCCCCGACGATTGCGACATCAGGTTGGGGCTGGGTCTCATGTACAGCCAGGCAGGCTTTCCGGAGGAGGCAATAGAGCAATTGAACGTCGCAGTCTCTCTGGTGCCTGGCGACGCCGATGTTCACGCAAGTCTCGGTCACATCTTCATCCAGGCCGGCCGTTTTGACGAAGCCATCGCGGAATTGAAGCAGGCGGCCGCGGCGAGACCGGACGATCGAGAGATCTACTACACGCTGGGAGATGCTTACTGTTACAAGGGAATGTACGACGAGGCGGCGGCCGAATATCGAAAGGCGATGCGGGAATTGCAGCTTGAGTCCTTCAGGCAGCAAACCGGCACCCAGAAACAAAGCAGAGAAAAAGTGAAAGCCAGGTTGGAAAAACCATCCAAGGAGGATGAGGAAAGGAGGAACGATTAATGGGCAACAGGAGACCGCTCATTGCGCTCCTGGTATTCTTTGGAGTGCTCATTGCAGCCGCAGTGTTGTTTGTTGCTATGCTCGTTGGAAAGACACCGGAGGTCAAAGAAGGCAGTTTCCTGGTTGTGTCGCTCGGAGGGACTCTGCCCGAGGAGGCCACCAGTCTTTTTGACATGCCGCTTCTGGAAAAGCAACAGATCACACTGAAAGACGTGCTTGAATGCTTGGACAAAGCGAAAATCGACAAGAGAATCAGGGGCGTGGTCGTGAAGATCTCGCCCTTCTATTTCGGGTGGAGCAAGACCGAGGAGATAAGAGACAAACTGGTTTGGTTCAAGGAAAAGACTCACAAGCCTGTTGTTTGTTACCTCATCTCCGGAGGCGACAAGGAATACTACCTCGCATCGGCGTGCGACAAAGTGTACATGCCGGAAGCCAGCGATCTGTTCGTAGACGGCCTCGTGTCCGAAGTGACGTTCCTCAGGGGGACTCTCGATAAACTGGGCATCACGCCCGACATGGAGCACATCGGAATTTACAAGAGTGCCTCTGACATGCTGACTCAGAAGACCTTCACCGAAGCCCACAGAGAAGTCGCAAACGCAATGCTCGACGACTACTTCAACAGGCTCGTTGATGCGATCGCGAAGGCGAGGGGCTTCAAGCCGGAAGAAGTGCGCAAGCTGATAGACGAAGGTTCGTTCACCGCTCCGGAAGCGCTTCGCGCGGGTTTGGTTGACAGTCTCATCTACGAAGACGAGCTGCACACGCTTCTCGGCGTCAAGAAAGAGGCCGAGTTCACGACGGTTTCCCTCGAGGACTACGTGCGCGTGAGGCCGGCTTCGCTCAAGATCGCGCGGGGCCCCAAGATCGCCGTCA
The sequence above is a segment of the Candidatus Eisenbacteria bacterium genome. Coding sequences within it:
- a CDS encoding 2,3-bisphosphoglycerate-independent phosphoglycerate mutase, giving the protein MSLVRLPDDVVITGNSKIFLLVLDGVGGIQHPRFKKTELQAARKPNLDALASESVCGVLDAVMPGITPGSGPSHMALFGYDPLEHNIGRGILSALGVDFHLTGRDLAARANFATVDEKGNVVDRRAGRISSEVNGRLCEKLARSVKLPHDVKLFIQTESEHRAVVVFRGEGLTGDVSDTDPQRLGVPALEPAALSPEASRSSEIVRSFLKQASEILESEHPANAILLRGFATKKPFKSFRDRFKIEAAAVAKYPMYRGLARLIGMEVLPACDDMDAEIGLVEREFQKFDFFYIHVKKTDSYGEDGNFEDKVKTIELVDSKIPSLLALSPDVVVVTADHSTPSAMKAHSWHPVPVLLWAKTCRVDDVVHFDEISCAKGGIGRMRMVHLMSLILAHAGRLTKYGA
- a CDS encoding tetratricopeptide repeat protein, with amino-acid sequence MPDEKSIEAAIERWRRAAEDNPFDPRAHYGLGVAYGQRRMYLEAIAELRTASELAPDDCDIRLGLGLMYSQAGFPEEAIEQLNVAVSLVPGDADVHASLGHIFIQAGRFDEAIAELKQAAAARPDDREIYYTLGDAYCYKGMYDEAAAEYRKAMRELQLESFRQQTGTQKQSREKVKARLEKPSKEDEERRND